One genomic region from Strix uralensis isolate ZFMK-TIS-50842 chromosome 5, bStrUra1, whole genome shotgun sequence encodes:
- the ZNF800 gene encoding zinc finger protein 800 isoform X1 — protein MPLRDKCCQTDHHHHGCCEPVHLLEPGDPPLLQQPLQTSKSGIQQIIECFRSGTKQLKHILLKDVDTIFECKLCRSLFRGLPNLITHKKFYCPPSLQMDDNLPDINDKQSQAINDLLEAIYPRVDKQEYVIKLEPIETNQNAVFQYVSRTDSPDENIESSSIPDQAPVQIQEPSTEQPKTVSAPAPVPAGEIVELPPADPVTNKVIPTPEEQPPAVNPELDSLDNSDFGHQLICCLCRKEFHSRRSVRRHIRKVHKKKMEELKKYIETKKKPNQCSTKGRNKNVLVTLGRSCPVCYKSFATKANVRRHFDEVHRGLRRDSITPDIATKPGQPLFLDTVSAKKSFKTRKQKSSSKAEYNLTACKCLLCKRKYSSQIMLKRHMQIVHKITLSGKNSKREKGPNNTANGTEIKVKVEPADSVEPSPPSIALSPQNELKGTNHSNEKKSTPSAQKNKVKQDPENPKSTSKSTCKSTTKSTSKSTNASAAGGQQKTRKPKLSAGFDFKQLYCKLCKRQFTSKQNLTKHIELHTDGNNIYVKYYRCPLCSYETRRKRDVIRHITVVHKKSPRYLGKITASLEIRAIKKPIDLVLNKVTKRGPQRDETKQIGSKQDVTSNSPNKKYEGADVGIEVKVTKNFSLHRCNKCGKAFARKAFLEHHKKTHKANVSHSPEENKTKGRSTRSKAVVWFK, from the exons ATGCCTCTAAGGGACAAGTGTTGTCAGACTGACCACCATCACCATGGATGCTGTGAACCAG TGCATCTGTTGGAACCTGGTGATCCTCCGTTATTACAGCAGCCTCTGCAAACATCAAAATCCGGTATTCAACAAATCATTGAGTGTTTTCGATCAG GAACCAAACAACTTAAACATATCTTGTTAAAAGATGTGGACACCATTTTTGAGTGTAAATTGTGCCGGAGTCTCTTCAGAGGATTACCAAATTTAATTACTCATAAAAAGTTTTATTGTCCTCCAAGTCTCCAGATGGATGATA ACCTCCCAGATATAAATGATAAACAGAGTCAAGCCATAAATGACCTCCTGGAAGCAATCTATCCAAGGGTAGATAAGCAAGAATATGTAATTAAATTGGAACCTATAGAAACTAATCAGAATGCTGTATTTCAATATGTATCAAGGACTGATAGCCCAGATGAGAACATAGAAAGTAGTAGTATCCCTGATCAAGCTCCAGTACAGATACAGGAACCCAGCACTGAGCAACCCAAGACTGTTTCAGCTCCAGCCCCAGTCCCAGCTGGGGAGATTGTAGAATTACCTCCTGCTGATCCCGTTACAAACAAGGTGATACCTACTCCTGAAGAACAGCCTCCAGCAGTAAATCCTGAATTGGACTCTCTGGATAATTCTGATTTCGGCCACCAGTTGATATGTTGCCTTTGTAGGAAGGAATTTCATTCCAGACGCAGTGTACGCCGGCACATTCGAAAAGTGCacaaaaaaaagatggaagagcTAAAGAAGTAcatagaaacaaaaaagaaaccaaatcagTGCTCCACGAAAGGACGAAATAAGAATGTTCTTGTAACATTAGGTAGAAGTTGTCCTGTATGTTATAAATCATTTGCTACAAAAGCCAATGTAAGGAGGCATTTTGATGAAGTTCATAGAGGATTAAGAAGGGATTCCATTACTCCTGATATAGCTACAAAGCCTGGGCAGCCTTTGTTCTTGGATACAGTTTCTGCtaaaaaatcttttaagacaCGAAAACAAAAGTCGTCTTCAAAGGCTGAATACAATTTAACTGCATGCAAATGCCTTCTGTGCAAGAGAAAATATAGTTCACAAATAATGCTGAAAAGGCACATGCAAATTGTTCACAAGATAACTCTTTCTGGAAAGAACTCTAAAAGAGAGAAAGGACCCAACAATACTGCCAATGgcacagaaataaaagtaaaagtTGAACCAGCAGATTCTGTAGAACCTTCACCCCCTTCCATTGCCCTTTCTCCGCAGAATGAATTAAAGGGAACAAATcattcaaatgagaaaaagagCACACCgtcagcacagaaaaataaagttaaacaGGACCCTGAAAACCCTAAATCAACCAGTAAATCAACCTGTAAATCAACCACTAAATCAACCTCTAAATCAACCAATGCATCTGCTGCAGGTGGCCAGCAAAAAACCAGGAAGCCAAAACTTTCAGCTGGCTTTGACTTCAAGCAGCTTTACTGTAAACTATGTAAACGCCAATTTACTTCTAAACAGAACTTGACAAAACACATTGAACTACACACAGATGGAAATAACATTTATGTTAAATACTACAGGTGTCCACTCTGCTCTTATGAAACACGTCGCAAACGTGATGTGATAAGGCATATAACTGTAGTTCATAAAAAGTCACCACGCTACCTTGGGAAAATAACTGCAAGTTTAGAAATTAGAGCCATAAAAAAACCAATTGATCTTGTTCTAAATAAGGTGACTAAAAGAGGCCCTCAGAGGGATGAAACAAAACAGATTGGTTCAAAACAGGATGTCACCTCTAATTCTCCCAATAAAAAGTATGAAGGAGCTGATGTTGGCATTGAAGTAAAAGTAACAAAAAACTTTTCTCTGCACCgatgcaataaatgtgggaaagcATTTGCCAGAAAAGCTTTTCTAGAACATCAtaagaaaacccacaaagcaaATGTATCTCATTcacctgaagaaaacaaaaccaaaggcaGAAGTACAAGATCTAAAGCTGTTGTCtg GTTCAAATGA
- the ZNF800 gene encoding zinc finger protein 800 isoform X4 — MDDNLPDINDKQSQAINDLLEAIYPRVDKQEYVIKLEPIETNQNAVFQYVSRTDSPDENIESSSIPDQAPVQIQEPSTEQPKTVSAPAPVPAGEIVELPPADPVTNKVIPTPEEQPPAVNPELDSLDNSDFGHQLICCLCRKEFHSRRSVRRHIRKVHKKKMEELKKYIETKKKPNQCSTKGRNKNVLVTLGRSCPVCYKSFATKANVRRHFDEVHRGLRRDSITPDIATKPGQPLFLDTVSAKKSFKTRKQKSSSKAEYNLTACKCLLCKRKYSSQIMLKRHMQIVHKITLSGKNSKREKGPNNTANGTEIKVKVEPADSVEPSPPSIALSPQNELKGTNHSNEKKSTPSAQKNKVKQDPENPKSTSKSTCKSTTKSTSKSTNASAAGGQQKTRKPKLSAGFDFKQLYCKLCKRQFTSKQNLTKHIELHTDGNNIYVKYYRCPLCSYETRRKRDVIRHITVVHKKSPRYLGKITASLEIRAIKKPIDLVLNKVTKRGPQRDETKQIGSKQDVTSNSPNKKYEGADVGIEVKVTKNFSLHRCNKCGKAFARKAFLEHHKKTHKANVSHSPEENKTKGRSTRSKAVVWFK; from the exons ATGGATGATA ACCTCCCAGATATAAATGATAAACAGAGTCAAGCCATAAATGACCTCCTGGAAGCAATCTATCCAAGGGTAGATAAGCAAGAATATGTAATTAAATTGGAACCTATAGAAACTAATCAGAATGCTGTATTTCAATATGTATCAAGGACTGATAGCCCAGATGAGAACATAGAAAGTAGTAGTATCCCTGATCAAGCTCCAGTACAGATACAGGAACCCAGCACTGAGCAACCCAAGACTGTTTCAGCTCCAGCCCCAGTCCCAGCTGGGGAGATTGTAGAATTACCTCCTGCTGATCCCGTTACAAACAAGGTGATACCTACTCCTGAAGAACAGCCTCCAGCAGTAAATCCTGAATTGGACTCTCTGGATAATTCTGATTTCGGCCACCAGTTGATATGTTGCCTTTGTAGGAAGGAATTTCATTCCAGACGCAGTGTACGCCGGCACATTCGAAAAGTGCacaaaaaaaagatggaagagcTAAAGAAGTAcatagaaacaaaaaagaaaccaaatcagTGCTCCACGAAAGGACGAAATAAGAATGTTCTTGTAACATTAGGTAGAAGTTGTCCTGTATGTTATAAATCATTTGCTACAAAAGCCAATGTAAGGAGGCATTTTGATGAAGTTCATAGAGGATTAAGAAGGGATTCCATTACTCCTGATATAGCTACAAAGCCTGGGCAGCCTTTGTTCTTGGATACAGTTTCTGCtaaaaaatcttttaagacaCGAAAACAAAAGTCGTCTTCAAAGGCTGAATACAATTTAACTGCATGCAAATGCCTTCTGTGCAAGAGAAAATATAGTTCACAAATAATGCTGAAAAGGCACATGCAAATTGTTCACAAGATAACTCTTTCTGGAAAGAACTCTAAAAGAGAGAAAGGACCCAACAATACTGCCAATGgcacagaaataaaagtaaaagtTGAACCAGCAGATTCTGTAGAACCTTCACCCCCTTCCATTGCCCTTTCTCCGCAGAATGAATTAAAGGGAACAAATcattcaaatgagaaaaagagCACACCgtcagcacagaaaaataaagttaaacaGGACCCTGAAAACCCTAAATCAACCAGTAAATCAACCTGTAAATCAACCACTAAATCAACCTCTAAATCAACCAATGCATCTGCTGCAGGTGGCCAGCAAAAAACCAGGAAGCCAAAACTTTCAGCTGGCTTTGACTTCAAGCAGCTTTACTGTAAACTATGTAAACGCCAATTTACTTCTAAACAGAACTTGACAAAACACATTGAACTACACACAGATGGAAATAACATTTATGTTAAATACTACAGGTGTCCACTCTGCTCTTATGAAACACGTCGCAAACGTGATGTGATAAGGCATATAACTGTAGTTCATAAAAAGTCACCACGCTACCTTGGGAAAATAACTGCAAGTTTAGAAATTAGAGCCATAAAAAAACCAATTGATCTTGTTCTAAATAAGGTGACTAAAAGAGGCCCTCAGAGGGATGAAACAAAACAGATTGGTTCAAAACAGGATGTCACCTCTAATTCTCCCAATAAAAAGTATGAAGGAGCTGATGTTGGCATTGAAGTAAAAGTAACAAAAAACTTTTCTCTGCACCgatgcaataaatgtgggaaagcATTTGCCAGAAAAGCTTTTCTAGAACATCAtaagaaaacccacaaagcaaATGTATCTCATTcacctgaagaaaacaaaaccaaaggcaGAAGTACAAGATCTAAAGCTGTTGTCtg GTTCAAATGA
- the ZNF800 gene encoding zinc finger protein 800 isoform X2 produces the protein MPLRDKCCQTDHHHHGCCEPVHLLEPGDPPLLQQPLQTSKSGIQQIIECFRSGTKQLKHILLKDVDTIFECKLCRSLFRGLPNLITHKKFYCPPSLQMDDNLPDINDKQSQAINDLLEAIYPRVDKQEYVIKLEPIETNQNAVFQYVSRTDSPDENIESSSIPDQAPVQIQEPSTEQPKTVSAPAPVPAGEIVELPPADPVTNKVIPTPEEQPPAVNPELDSLDNSDFGHQLICCLCRKEFHSRRSVRRHIRKVHKKKMEELKKYIETKKKPNQCSTKGRNKNVLVTLGRSCPVCYKSFATKANVRRHFDEVHRGLRRDSITPDIATKPGQPLFLDTVSAKKSFKTRKQKSSSKAEYNLTACKCLLCKRKYSSQIMLKRHMQIVHKITLSGKNSKREKGPNNTANGTEIKVKVEPADSVEPSPPSIALSPQNELKGTNHSNEKKSTPSAQKNKVKQDPENPKSTSKSTCKSTTKSTSKSTNASAAGGQQKTRKPKLSAGFDFKQLYCKLCKRQFTSKQNLTKHIELHTDGNNIYVKYYRCPLCSYETRRKRDVIRHITVVHKKSPRYLGKITASLEIRAIKKPIDLVLNKVTKRGPQRDETKQIGSKQDVTSNSPNKKYEGADVGIEVKVTKNFSLHRCNKCGKAFARKAFLEHHKKTHKANVSHSPEENKTKGRSTRSKAVVW, from the exons ATGCCTCTAAGGGACAAGTGTTGTCAGACTGACCACCATCACCATGGATGCTGTGAACCAG TGCATCTGTTGGAACCTGGTGATCCTCCGTTATTACAGCAGCCTCTGCAAACATCAAAATCCGGTATTCAACAAATCATTGAGTGTTTTCGATCAG GAACCAAACAACTTAAACATATCTTGTTAAAAGATGTGGACACCATTTTTGAGTGTAAATTGTGCCGGAGTCTCTTCAGAGGATTACCAAATTTAATTACTCATAAAAAGTTTTATTGTCCTCCAAGTCTCCAGATGGATGATA ACCTCCCAGATATAAATGATAAACAGAGTCAAGCCATAAATGACCTCCTGGAAGCAATCTATCCAAGGGTAGATAAGCAAGAATATGTAATTAAATTGGAACCTATAGAAACTAATCAGAATGCTGTATTTCAATATGTATCAAGGACTGATAGCCCAGATGAGAACATAGAAAGTAGTAGTATCCCTGATCAAGCTCCAGTACAGATACAGGAACCCAGCACTGAGCAACCCAAGACTGTTTCAGCTCCAGCCCCAGTCCCAGCTGGGGAGATTGTAGAATTACCTCCTGCTGATCCCGTTACAAACAAGGTGATACCTACTCCTGAAGAACAGCCTCCAGCAGTAAATCCTGAATTGGACTCTCTGGATAATTCTGATTTCGGCCACCAGTTGATATGTTGCCTTTGTAGGAAGGAATTTCATTCCAGACGCAGTGTACGCCGGCACATTCGAAAAGTGCacaaaaaaaagatggaagagcTAAAGAAGTAcatagaaacaaaaaagaaaccaaatcagTGCTCCACGAAAGGACGAAATAAGAATGTTCTTGTAACATTAGGTAGAAGTTGTCCTGTATGTTATAAATCATTTGCTACAAAAGCCAATGTAAGGAGGCATTTTGATGAAGTTCATAGAGGATTAAGAAGGGATTCCATTACTCCTGATATAGCTACAAAGCCTGGGCAGCCTTTGTTCTTGGATACAGTTTCTGCtaaaaaatcttttaagacaCGAAAACAAAAGTCGTCTTCAAAGGCTGAATACAATTTAACTGCATGCAAATGCCTTCTGTGCAAGAGAAAATATAGTTCACAAATAATGCTGAAAAGGCACATGCAAATTGTTCACAAGATAACTCTTTCTGGAAAGAACTCTAAAAGAGAGAAAGGACCCAACAATACTGCCAATGgcacagaaataaaagtaaaagtTGAACCAGCAGATTCTGTAGAACCTTCACCCCCTTCCATTGCCCTTTCTCCGCAGAATGAATTAAAGGGAACAAATcattcaaatgagaaaaagagCACACCgtcagcacagaaaaataaagttaaacaGGACCCTGAAAACCCTAAATCAACCAGTAAATCAACCTGTAAATCAACCACTAAATCAACCTCTAAATCAACCAATGCATCTGCTGCAGGTGGCCAGCAAAAAACCAGGAAGCCAAAACTTTCAGCTGGCTTTGACTTCAAGCAGCTTTACTGTAAACTATGTAAACGCCAATTTACTTCTAAACAGAACTTGACAAAACACATTGAACTACACACAGATGGAAATAACATTTATGTTAAATACTACAGGTGTCCACTCTGCTCTTATGAAACACGTCGCAAACGTGATGTGATAAGGCATATAACTGTAGTTCATAAAAAGTCACCACGCTACCTTGGGAAAATAACTGCAAGTTTAGAAATTAGAGCCATAAAAAAACCAATTGATCTTGTTCTAAATAAGGTGACTAAAAGAGGCCCTCAGAGGGATGAAACAAAACAGATTGGTTCAAAACAGGATGTCACCTCTAATTCTCCCAATAAAAAGTATGAAGGAGCTGATGTTGGCATTGAAGTAAAAGTAACAAAAAACTTTTCTCTGCACCgatgcaataaatgtgggaaagcATTTGCCAGAAAAGCTTTTCTAGAACATCAtaagaaaacccacaaagcaaATGTATCTCATTcacctgaagaaaacaaaaccaaaggcaGAAGTACAAGATCTAAAGCTGTTGTCtg
- the ZNF800 gene encoding zinc finger protein 800 isoform X3: protein MPLRDKCCQTDHHHHGCCEPVHLLEPGDPPLLQQPLQTSKSGIQQIIECFRSGTKQLKHILLKDVDTIFECKLCRSLFRGLPNLITHKKFYCPPSLQMDDNLPDINDKQSQAINDLLEAIYPRVDKQEYVIKLEPIETNQNAVFQYVSRTDSPDENIESSSIPDQAPVQIQEPSTEQPKTVSAPAPVPAGEIVELPPADPVTNKVIPTPEEQPPAVNPELDSLDNSDFGHQLICCLCRKEFHSRRSVRRHIRKVHKKKMEELKKYIETKKKPNQCSTKGRNKNVLVTLGRSCPVCYKSFATKANVRRHFDEVHRGLRRDSITPDIATKPGQPLFLDTVSAKKSFKTRKQKSSSKAEYNLTACKCLLCKRKYSSQIMLKRHMQIVHKITLSGKNSKREKGPNNTANGTEIKVKVEPADSVEPSPPSIALSPQNELKGTNHSNEKKSTPSAQKNKVKQDPENPKSTSKSTCKSTTKSTSKSTNASAAGGQQKTRKPKLSAGFDFKQLYCKLCKRQFTSKQNLTKHIELHTDGNNIYVKYYRCPLCSYETRRKRDVIRHITVVHKKSPRYLGKITASLEIRAIKKPIDLVLNKVTKRGPQRDETKQIGSKQDVTSNSPNKKYEGADVGIEVKVTKNFSLHRCNKCGKAFARKAFLEHHKKTHKANVSHSPEENKTKGRSTRSKAVV from the exons ATGCCTCTAAGGGACAAGTGTTGTCAGACTGACCACCATCACCATGGATGCTGTGAACCAG TGCATCTGTTGGAACCTGGTGATCCTCCGTTATTACAGCAGCCTCTGCAAACATCAAAATCCGGTATTCAACAAATCATTGAGTGTTTTCGATCAG GAACCAAACAACTTAAACATATCTTGTTAAAAGATGTGGACACCATTTTTGAGTGTAAATTGTGCCGGAGTCTCTTCAGAGGATTACCAAATTTAATTACTCATAAAAAGTTTTATTGTCCTCCAAGTCTCCAGATGGATGATA ACCTCCCAGATATAAATGATAAACAGAGTCAAGCCATAAATGACCTCCTGGAAGCAATCTATCCAAGGGTAGATAAGCAAGAATATGTAATTAAATTGGAACCTATAGAAACTAATCAGAATGCTGTATTTCAATATGTATCAAGGACTGATAGCCCAGATGAGAACATAGAAAGTAGTAGTATCCCTGATCAAGCTCCAGTACAGATACAGGAACCCAGCACTGAGCAACCCAAGACTGTTTCAGCTCCAGCCCCAGTCCCAGCTGGGGAGATTGTAGAATTACCTCCTGCTGATCCCGTTACAAACAAGGTGATACCTACTCCTGAAGAACAGCCTCCAGCAGTAAATCCTGAATTGGACTCTCTGGATAATTCTGATTTCGGCCACCAGTTGATATGTTGCCTTTGTAGGAAGGAATTTCATTCCAGACGCAGTGTACGCCGGCACATTCGAAAAGTGCacaaaaaaaagatggaagagcTAAAGAAGTAcatagaaacaaaaaagaaaccaaatcagTGCTCCACGAAAGGACGAAATAAGAATGTTCTTGTAACATTAGGTAGAAGTTGTCCTGTATGTTATAAATCATTTGCTACAAAAGCCAATGTAAGGAGGCATTTTGATGAAGTTCATAGAGGATTAAGAAGGGATTCCATTACTCCTGATATAGCTACAAAGCCTGGGCAGCCTTTGTTCTTGGATACAGTTTCTGCtaaaaaatcttttaagacaCGAAAACAAAAGTCGTCTTCAAAGGCTGAATACAATTTAACTGCATGCAAATGCCTTCTGTGCAAGAGAAAATATAGTTCACAAATAATGCTGAAAAGGCACATGCAAATTGTTCACAAGATAACTCTTTCTGGAAAGAACTCTAAAAGAGAGAAAGGACCCAACAATACTGCCAATGgcacagaaataaaagtaaaagtTGAACCAGCAGATTCTGTAGAACCTTCACCCCCTTCCATTGCCCTTTCTCCGCAGAATGAATTAAAGGGAACAAATcattcaaatgagaaaaagagCACACCgtcagcacagaaaaataaagttaaacaGGACCCTGAAAACCCTAAATCAACCAGTAAATCAACCTGTAAATCAACCACTAAATCAACCTCTAAATCAACCAATGCATCTGCTGCAGGTGGCCAGCAAAAAACCAGGAAGCCAAAACTTTCAGCTGGCTTTGACTTCAAGCAGCTTTACTGTAAACTATGTAAACGCCAATTTACTTCTAAACAGAACTTGACAAAACACATTGAACTACACACAGATGGAAATAACATTTATGTTAAATACTACAGGTGTCCACTCTGCTCTTATGAAACACGTCGCAAACGTGATGTGATAAGGCATATAACTGTAGTTCATAAAAAGTCACCACGCTACCTTGGGAAAATAACTGCAAGTTTAGAAATTAGAGCCATAAAAAAACCAATTGATCTTGTTCTAAATAAGGTGACTAAAAGAGGCCCTCAGAGGGATGAAACAAAACAGATTGGTTCAAAACAGGATGTCACCTCTAATTCTCCCAATAAAAAGTATGAAGGAGCTGATGTTGGCATTGAAGTAAAAGTAACAAAAAACTTTTCTCTGCACCgatgcaataaatgtgggaaagcATTTGCCAGAAAAGCTTTTCTAGAACATCAtaagaaaacccacaaagcaaATGTATCTCATTcacctgaagaaaacaaaaccaaaggcaGAAGTACAAGATCTAAAGCTGTTGTCtg A